The Gemmatimonadales bacterium nucleotide sequence CCTCCAAACGGCGTTTACATATCTGCGACCGGGCGCACGACACGCCCGACCCCGAGGTCTGCCGTGGCCGAGCCCAAGATCGCCAAGAAGGCACCCCGCCGGAAGAAGCGCCCCTCCGGTGCACCCCGCTCCCGTGGCCTCTCCCCCGACGCGCTTGGCTCCGGCTCCCCGCCCGCGGCGGTAGCCCGCCTGGTCCAGGCGATCGAATCCGACGGCGGGTCTGTGCTGGCCAGCTACCGCGATCCGCTCGGCGGCAACTGGCAGCTCTTCGCCGGGCTTCCCATCGATTTGGTGGAGCCCACGCCTTACCAGCGCGACCTCTCCGACGCCCACGTCGCCAAGCTCTGCTCCGCCATGGACCGGCTCGGCCGCTATATCGATCCCATGGTCGTGGTCCGGACCGATGACGGACACTACTGGACACCGAACGGGAACCATCGCCTGGCGGCGCTCCGCACGCTCGGTGCTCGCTCCGCGGTGGCGATCGTGGTGCCCGAGCCCGAGGTCGCCCGCCGGATCCTGCTGCTCAACACCGAGAAGGCCCATAACCTCCGCGAGCGGGCCCTCGAGGTGGCCCGGCTGGCGGAGAACCTCGCGCAGCTCGACGATCGCGCCGAGCGGGAGTTCGAGACCGAGTTCGAGGAGGCCGCGCTCCTGACACTGGGCTTCTGCTACCTGGAGAACGGGCGCTTCGCCGGCGGCGCCTACCATCCAGTCCTCCGCCGGATCGACACGTTCCTCGGCGCGGCGTTGCCCAAGGCACTGGAGATCCGCCGGGAGCGGGCGGCCAAGGTGCTCGAGCTGGAGGCGGCGGTGGCGGAGGCGGTGCAGGGGCTCAAGGCGCGCGGCTTCGAGAGTCCCTACCT carries:
- a CDS encoding ParB N-terminal domain-containing protein, yielding MAEPKIAKKAPRRKKRPSGAPRSRGLSPDALGSGSPPAAVARLVQAIESDGGSVLASYRDPLGGNWQLFAGLPIDLVEPTPYQRDLSDAHVAKLCSAMDRLGRYIDPMVVVRTDDGHYWTPNGNHRLAALRTLGARSAVAIVVPEPEVARRILLLNTEKAHNLRERALEVARLAENLAQLDDRAEREFETEFEEAALLTLGFCYLENGRFAGGAYHPVLRRIDTFLGAALPKALEIRRERAAKVLELEAAVAEAVQGLKARGFESPYLRAFVVARINPIRFKRGAKVEFDETIDKMTAAARRFDAGRVKADQVARAAGPPEEPAS